Sequence from the Rutidosis leptorrhynchoides isolate AG116_Rl617_1_P2 chromosome 3, CSIRO_AGI_Rlap_v1, whole genome shotgun sequence genome:
ttttattttaaaattacataagttcgtatttaacttgcttaatatcaatcgaaatatcaaaggagtattacaatcattcaatatttatttttaatatactttatttatatatggatatgtcttaaataataataataatatatattattttattttacattattaattctaacaattacttcatataatatttcaatttatatttctaattattatttatatatattttcacacatatctatttacaattaattgttcgtgaatcgtcgaacatagtCAAAGGGTCAAATGAAtgcatatgaaacagttcaaactttttgagactcaactatacatactttgcttatcgtgtcgaaatcatataaagattaaagtttaaatttgatcagaaatttccgggtcatcacagtgagtctggacttcgacctagtagttgttaggatgcattaatgagtctggacttggaccttgtctgcatgtcaaaagttttgcatatcattccttgtcaaaaaaatatctacttatcattttcagtctcgacacgtcttattgcaattattgcatagatggtgtacagacgaattcatattccatcacattagaccttgtctgacacgtttccttaattccctccgtaatctacgggatctcctgcactatatataggtattctatataattagaatatcatctgatatctgaaaatcattttatattgaaaaattctttatctaaccgtacgagatggaactcgcaactagttcaaattcctcgaattccgacagctattccgatatggatttccactcgagctccgaaagcagtgtaaccggaatggatcaaccaattagccatcatcaattctggatgaattggggatgggttcatagtcgacttaatcaatagaaaTGCAAAGAAGGAGATCATTTCCATCCAacatattgccctattggcgaagaacctgaagcacttaccggtgaacctgtccgaaacaccattctctctctcattttcagagtatctcatcacgattatatactatctcaaattctagatcttattcacccgctcgtccgaaccgacaatcatcctggtgtaatagaagaagtcaacgagcttcgcgctcgggtagtggctttgaaaaatatggtgcaaaggttacaagcaccagcagcatcaccagcatcaacagtaccaccatcatcaacaccaacagtaccaataccaccaccaacaacatccacaacatcacaaactgtcctactagcatcaacgtcatacgcaccatagataccaaggagtaccaacaacaataaccgataaagtattaattcataacttcattggagaaacattctgcggcgcttatgtaatctctaaagtcttaggctGTGTTCTCGAGTTTTTTATTGAGCGGAAAAGAAAGGAGAGAGATAGATAAAACACTAATCAATGATTCTTGAGTTTTTTCTTGAAAAGAAAGGAGAAGAGAGGAAAGGGTTTGGAAGGAGAATAAAAGGCCTTTTTATCTAGATTGCTGTCTGCCCATTTTTGGGATGATTACAACGGAAAACAACTTTTATGAACATACGGTGCACTTCCAGACCCATATACCATCCAAAAAAATTctgaaatattataattatattaaacgtaaatgtatgtatatatctaCACAGCCTCAAAACTTTCGTCGATTATCCCCACATCTTGACTTTTAttctttttataaatatttacgaaatttacgatatattatatataatactaggtttttgagcccgtgcgttgcacggctgcTCAAAAACCGATTAGGATCACGACTCGAGGTACATTTAGACTCAAATGGATTATTTTGACACAAAAAGTAAAAAAAACGAAAGTGAGATAAAAATCAATGTACATAGTTATAGTATGATATGGTATTCATGATCTCGTTTCAAAAGCAACACTGCATTGAATCAAATTCATCTATTGACAGCAACACAATTGCATGAGTTAGAATGACCATAAAGTACATATTAAATTTAGTCTGACTATTATTAGTCAACATTGGTAGTATGAACATGTTTTGATAACATTTTATTTTAAAAAGCAATATAATTTTTTAAAGAATGTAGATACAACAAATAGAAATACAGAGGAGGGCATTAACTACCCTATATGATTACACAAATGACACAGGTAAAGTGTTTATATATGTAATGATGAAAACAACGTCATTTGATATATAAGTCTAACAAATCATATAACAAAAATGCACAATAAGTGTTTCTAATCATATGAGGATAACAATTAACCCGTTCATCCACAAGTATTAGTTCATTAATTAGGTTGTGCTTGTCATATCCATATCCCTTTTTACCTACATCCTGACAATAAATTTAAATAGATTAGCATGACAATACAAATTAAAAGATCGTACAACATCCCAAGTAATATTCTTATGACCATTGAGCATACTAAGAAAGATGAAAAGATGAATTTAGATGCACGTCCAATATAAATGCATATGATGTAATAAGAACCTTACCAGATTTAAGAAGGGTGTTACTTAGGTAGATCAAACAATGCTATAAAACGCTCAAACTTACCTATTGCTATAAAATGCAGCAACAAAGATTTGCATATGCTCCACTAATAAGCAATAAGAATACCAGTTGACCAATTAGTAAACAGTACCTTAAATTAGCGAACCAAAATAAAAGCAAATGTATCAAAAGGGCAGAAATTTGTGTTGGGACGAACCCAGTTTAAATAAAGTTTATGATGAACTTATAAAATACGAACATAAAGGGACCTGCTGGTTCACCTTTTAGACACATCTTCTTTCTCCTCTTCCACTTGTCCATATAGATGCTTGAACTTAGCAACCTGACCAACACTTTCGGCCATTTTTCGTCTTGCTCTGAAGTGATAAACTTTTCCAGCCTAGTGTAATTTGGTCAAACATAACATGCATCAGTCGACCACTTTGAGTCACATATGAGATCCATTGCATCCGAGGATGAATCGCTTTCTTCATTTCTTTCTGAAAATAAAAAACGaacattataaaattaatagtatctAATAGCTCACAAAGCAAAGTATAAACATAATTATCATATACTATATGGACAGTCATTGTAGACAGCAAAATGCTATCTTTATGCATATTTTAAGTTCATGGCAAACCCCTTATGCAATGCACCATCATCGTTGAGGCATTAGATCGAACAGTTGGTGCTCGTTAACAGGAGAACAATCTTTTAGTTAGAAAGATACAAGACCATTGAAAATATCAGAGTCTTGCCAACAGAACAACAGCATCAAGATTCTATCCTAATTTCTGGGAAGTTAATAAAAATATTGCTCCGTAATTGATAGTATTATATAAGTGAAATGGGTGGGCATCTACTTGATTCAAAAACCTAGCGGAAACAACTAAGGCTTTATGACTAAACATACGTGTTGAGTTAATCGCTGGCTCTGTATAACATTGATATAATGAGAAATATACATCGCCGATTAAAAGTTATACGATTGTTCCGCTGGATATAATTTGACATTTGGAAATTCCATGTGTCGTTAAGCCATAATCCATAATTGGCGGTTTTAGGTGTTTTTTTGTTCATTTGAAGAGAAATTAGGGTTGTAGTAGATGTCAATTTTGAAATTAAGGCGGGAGATAAGATGATAGATGCATCTCTGGATAGATTATTAGGGAATTTTAAAATTAGGGTTGTATTGGGGGTGCATTAGACATAAGTGGTAAAATGGAATAGATAAAAAGGTGAATCTCATATGACACGTGTATTTTCCATATGTCAGTTTAAGCTTTTTAATCGATTTTTTTGACGAATGTACTAATACTAACTCTCTTTTATATTAATAGATAGACTAGTTAAAGATCCGCGATTTCGCGGGATTTTTGAAGGGTTTAATCATTTAtgctataaaattaaatatataaattaaaaaactaTTAATATGTCTAAATGAACATTAAACGAAATGTTTTTTAGGGGTTgaaatttttaaagtttcaaaaaGTACTAACGAACTATTATTAAGTCTTTGATGAACATTAAACCAAATATTTTATAGGGGATTTAAATTTTATGTTTTTGCGATTTCGCGGGATTTTTGAAGGGTGAAATCATTTATTAATACCATATTATATTGTATTTGTTATTTTGCTTTGAATTTGGTTATCCAAACAATCTAACAATAGAAGATGATCAATATGAAGTTGATGTTTCCATAAAAATACTATTTGTAACATCTTTATATTGacacttttttttttaatatacagaAGAATAAGATTATACAAACATAAGATCATACATTTTAGTAGTTTAGTTGCAACCCGTGTTTAATAATAAGATATGCAACATATCAAAATTACCATCATTCGTCGATTGACATATCATAAAGTTCAATTACATGCCAAACTATTCAATTAAGCTGCCATAAGTTACATCTTAAAGTGTTTAATAATTACATGACTAAGCATCAAAATAGAAAGAAACTAAATCCATAGATACATCATTCAACATATTCATTAACACTTCTACACAAACTAACGGTAAACCTGCAGAATCAAAAGACTTTGATACCGAAACAAACTGTTACACCGGGTGAGTTCCATCTAAGACCATGATGAACATGCGTTCGTCACGCATGAACACAATCAAACACTTGTCATCCAGAAATTAACTACCCTTTAGAAACATACTTTTTCTTTGATCTTTTTTTCTTGCTTCAAACCCCATATATGAGTTTTGTGGTTCAGATCGAGACACTAATAGTCACAATTACTTTGTAGTTTAGGTAGTTTTTGAAGCTCTTCCGGCAGCCGTTAaatcacattcatattttaatcgttAAAGAGTCCATAAACATTTGTCAATAacatgttcaaaaaaaaaaaagattctcATATGTACTTATGAATGTGATCTATCAGTGGTCAAATCATATTTGGTAAAGTATATTTTGTATGAAAATAAAATTAACTCACCCAAAGTTTTGCTTTTCGGATCTTGAAGAAAACGTACATAGTATGACCGCTGGTCCAGGAGTGGAGTATTTCAGCTTCAGCGAGTTGTTCTTTAATATTCAGACTTGTATGATTGGATGCATCGAGATTTGTGGTGGCATTAAGAAATTCGTTCTTACTAATTTCTACAACATCCGAACTATCATCAGATAATTCAGTGTCTTCCAAATATCTCTTGTGTGAAATCAATGGGCCATGAGAAGTCGATCCCATTTTCCATTTGTTTGGCTGAGAAGTCTGAGCAGTAAATTCTATACTTATGGAAATAATTGTTACACGTGCAATATATGAAGTAAATATTGAACTAAAATTAAATGTATACAAACAATATTGTATGATACTAAAGTGGACATGTATTGGTCAATTTTAAAGCTAAAAAAACAATTTAAGGTGTTGGCATATAAAACCTAAGCATTACAAAAGATCTAAACTGATGAAGACTTCTATAACCACTTCTTAAAAATTTAAACAAAGTTAACAATTATAAAAAACCACACATTTAATACAAATGAAAATGCCAATGACTTgaggtataagttattatataatcaaATATTAATCCAAAAACATTACTGTTTTAATCAATAATTACGTTCATCGTGTGAATCTTCAAGCCATTACATGTGTTGAGGTTCAATCAATATGTGCAAAAAAGAACATAAGTTGTATTTAGGATGCAGATCGATTGGTTCATTTAAAAGACACGCCTAAAATATGTTGTTATTATAAATCCTAAGCAAAATCAGTTAGTAATCCGGCTCTAGAGGGCACTATACAATTTGTTTGCATATTAAGCCTAAGCAATATCATTTGTGTTGGCATTACACGTCCATGTGTGCATTTGTGAGATTCAATCCATTTATGTCCAAGCAAAGAACACAAATTGATTTAAGAGTGCATATCAATTAATTCATTTAAAAGTGTTAAACAAAATATATATGTTGTTATTATAAACCCTAAGTAAAATTAGTTTGGATTTTAGCTTTAAAGTGCAAAATACAGATTGTTGGCATATAAACCCTAAGCATCATTACTGGTAGAATTCTgcacataattaaataatatattgaCATGCAATATGAAAACTGAACACCTGATATGAACTTTAATCTACAAAACAGTTCACAGTATCACACCTGCATGTGTGATGCTGTGACTGAAAAGACTGATATTAATCAGTCATTAAAAAGTGAGATTAAATAGATTTATGTGCAAATAAAGAACATAAATTCATATAAAGTGCAGATCCATTGGGTGATTTTAAAGTTGTTTAAATAAAAACTTGTGATGataaacctaacccaaattcatcaGGTTTTGAAATCGATAAACCCTATTATCAATGCAAAGTGTGTCGAAAATTGTAAACTAACCTAAGTGGAGATCAAGAAAACAGACAAACCTGATTTCGTTATGGTGGAATGGAAGATAGTTGAGAGGATTTTGTAAATAAATTAATGGTAGCAGGTGGAGATCTTTTGCTTGTGAATATAAAATATATACTGCCTTTATCGTTTCCAGTTTAATTTGGGTCGGATCAAAACTATCCACGAAATATGCTATATTCATTGGGCTACGAATTGGGCTTGGACAAAACAACTATAAGATCATAAATATTGAATGTGGCCAACTAAGCATTGTTTTGAAATACTCTATATTTATTGGGCTACGAATTGGACTTGGACAAAACAACTATAAGATCATAAATCTTAAATGTGACCACAACTAAGCAGTGTTTTGAGTATGGTTTCCATTTGCATTCTAAAATATCAAGCAATTGAAATAAGTCGATAGGAGTGAATGCTTATGTAAAACAAAAGTTTAAACTTTATTTAAGCCATTAAATATGATTTTTTTTACCAGTTCATAGTCTTATATCTGTTTAACATTATTCTTATATCCCATTTCAACCGTTCATTATTAATAAGTCTATGACGAACATTAAAGTAAAGTTTTTTTATTGGCTACACATTTTAATAGTTTTAAAATATACCAATGAAAATATGAAAAAAAACAAAGCAgtgatttaaaataaataaatcttCTTACTTTCTTGAtgttaaccctaaaccctatacactaaactctaaaccctaaaccctatatctaaacactaaaccctaaaccaaccctaaaccctaaaccctgaactttgaactcaaaaccctaaaccatataccttaaaccataaaccttaaattctaaaatctaaatcctaaaatcttaaactttaaaccctaaacttgaaaccatataccctaaaccctaaaccctagatcCTATACattgaaccctaaaccctaaaccatatatgTACACTCTAAATAATAAATTGTAAAAACTAAACCTAtagccctaaaccctataccctaaaccccaaaccataAATTCTaccttaaagtctaaaccataaacctcaaacactaaaccttaaactctatatactaaactctaaatcctaaaccctaaatcaaccctaaaccctaaaccaccaacccttaaccctacacactaaactctaaaccctaaaccttaaaccctaaaccctaaattctacaatctcatctttaaaccctaaaccctatacactaaaccctaaaccctatatctaaatccTGAACACTAGCCATACTaagccctaaaccttaaaccctaaagcaTAGGTTCTAAAATCTTAACACTAAATCATAAACTGTAAACCATAAACCGTAAACTCTAAATAGCAATTTTGAAACCTTAAACCATTAACTCTCAACGTTAATCCTTTTTATCCATTAAtcttaaaccctatacactaaattctaaaccctaaacccaatatctaaaccctaaacccaaaaccaccAATCCtttaccctacacactaaaccctaaacccaaactctaaaccctaaaccaaccccaaaccctaaaccaccaaccctttaccctacacactaaaccataaaccctaaactctgaactcaaaacactaaaccttaaaccataaaccttaaattctaaaatctaaagccTAAACCTtaaacattaaaccctaaacctGAAATCAtataccctaaaccccaaaccctaaattcTATACACTGAACCCTATatgtaaaaactaaaccctaagccctaaaccctataccctaaaccccaaaccataAATTCTCccttaaagtctaaaccataaacactaaacattaaaccttaaactctatatactAAACTCTAAActccaaaccctaaaccataaaccctaaatcaaccctaaaccaccaacccttaaccctacacactaaactctaaaccctaaaccttaaaccctaaaccctaaattctacaatctcatctttaaaccctaaactctaaaacctaaaccctatacactaaacactaaaccccaaaccctatatctaaaccctgaACACTAAACCCAACTAAACCCTAAAGCATAAGTTCTAAAATCTTAACACTAAATCATAAACTGTAAATCATATACTGTAAAtcataaaccgtaaaccctaaatagCAATTTCGAAACCTTAAACCATTAACTCTCAATGTTAATCCTTTTTATCCATTAAgcttaaaccctatacactaaattctaaaccccaaaccctatatctaaaccctaaaccaaccTTAAACCCAAAACCACCAATCCtttaccctacacactaaaccctaaaccctaaactcttaacCCTAAACTcttaaccctaaatcctaaatcctaaacctaaaccaccaaccctttaccctacacactaaaccctaaaccctaacctaaactctaaaccctaaaacatgtaccctaaaccttaaattttaaaatctaatccctaaactctaaaccctaaaccatataccataaaccctatacactaaaccctaaactccaaaccctaaactctaaaccctaaaccttaaattctaaaatctaatccctaaaatctaaaccctaaaccatataccataaaccctatacactaaaccctaaaccccaaaccttaaactctaaatcttaaaccctatatatatatatatatatatatatatatatatatatatatatatatatatatatatatatatatatatatatatatatatatatacacactttaaaccataaattgtaaaaactaaaccctaagccctaaatcctataccctaaaccctaaaccataaattctaaaatctagaccttaaaccataaaccctatacactaaactctaaaccctaaactttatatctaaaccctaaaccatcaaccctaaaccataaaccaccaacccttaaccctacacactaaagcctaaatcctaaatcctaaaccctataccctaaacctaaaccataaattctagaatctaaaccctaaactctaaaaactaaaccctaaaccctatatctaaaccctaaaccataaaccataaaatcctaaaccgtaaactccatgccataaattctaaaaactataccctaaactctaaagcctaaactctaaacccttaaccctaaaccctatgcACTAAAtcgtaaaccctatacactaaaccttaaaccataaactctaaaccataaattctaaaattctaatcttaaaccctaaatcctaaactgtaaaccataaaccgtaaaccctaaatagGTAAAGACAATCTTCAATCATGATAACACAAATAAACAATCAAACAGTTCAaatgtgtaaaaaaaaaataaaaaatcttgtTTAAACAAAAGTAAGAGACATTTGAGGCTAGGAGATAGTAGAGCAAGAATAAAGTGATTTTCCAATCCAAATCAGTAACTTCCACCTTCACTCTTTTTAGCGGTTTAACAGTCACCATCCCTAAATCTTATCCATACCTCTAAAACAATGAGATTATCTTTTGTGATCATAACTAAAATATAAGTAGTTACTATAAAAATGACGAGGAAAATGACACGTTAAAAAATACTTGTTTGATCATAGTAAAATGCAGTTCCTACAATGAGCAATAAGTTAGCAAGTAAGCTTATTGGCATATATATGACTTAAATAATGGTGAGCTTGGAGCATGATGATTCCAAACCAATAGGTAGAGGAATGAGTTGTCAAGAAAGCTAGATCTTCTAAATAACGCAATGCTTTAATTTGGCATTCGAATCGCAATATAAACCAATCAAATATCTAATCCGTTTCGGTTCCAACCTGACCATGAACCAAAGCACCCTCATTGGTTCGATACTACTACACTTCAGATGTTAAAACTAATGGCAATTATAATGAACTAACGTCAAGATAAGCAGAAGAAAGTCAAAAAAACAttagtatatatgaatatatgatttcATGCAAGGCATAaattataatttagtatgtacttgctaCTTACCAAAAATAGAGAAGCAAACCGCTGAAAGCTTTGACACCACAGGTAAACACCTAAACCTTCAGAGCCAATTTTAAGAGAACCACCCACAAAGTGTCTATCATGTCTGTTAAAATTGACTATCAAAATTTACTTGGGTCATAATTAACCAGTTCATAAGTAAATGAATCAAAGTTGTCACCCTTATTAAAATGCTTTGAATAGTGTACCCCTGTTGACATCCAGTTTCATGTAACTACTACTATAACCTAAGAATATATTGGAATTTTCAGCTGTATATATTCAGATGTCTAATTTGAACAATTGTAAATCTACATTTGGAAAAATTACCATCCACGTATGTAGAACTAAAAAAGTGAGCCTTTTTTActataaaaattcatatttttaatatgtatgtatataacaaTTTTTAGATGATAAATCATATATGTATCATATTCAATGTTGTGTAGTGTTTGATATATATAGTGTAGTGTAGACATTGGTAAAGTCAGTTGATTTTGAATACCGAACATAATTAaggaaataataattagaaattatTATATAGCAGTAATTACCCAAAAGATACCCATTTTAACCCCACTAGACAACCCATAAATCTTGCAACCTCTGTGTAGAAAAAGACATACCACAGCAGGGGTATCAAGACCACGGAGCAGTTACATCAGTACATAACAAAATTCCTTTCTCTACTTTGCAAAAGTCGAAGAATGATATGGTCTCTTCGAGTCGACCACGAACTCCTAAGATAGAAGCCGATTCGAGATGGCTAATCTCCCAAGAAATATAGAGTAAGAAGAGACTTTGGTTCAAAACCACTTTTTCATTCATATCTTCCTCCATGCAAATTACAGAATTTAAATAGCAAACGGACGGTTACTACTATGAAATGGAAACGTGCACTAAACTAACCCACTTACCTACTCTTAAGGGAATAATGGAAACATGCTAGTAATTTAAATAAACTACAACTAAATAAACTGACTACACTTCTAATATCCTAACATAATGGAACATGCATGAAAACACACACGTACAACCACAATTACTCTTCAACTGCTACCATTTGACCCATTAAACCAATATGGATCGATCCATGAGCCACTTATCCTTGCTCGTATCAAAGAACGTAGAAGTTCGTTTCTGCTGCTTTTGTTTCCCGTGAATATCAAAACATTCCACTTGAATATAACTATATAAGTAAGAAGCTCCGAGTGAGATTTAACCGAATTACATGAAGAAAAGAAAACCATCACTTGATTTGACAGatttcttttcaagaaagagtagaGAAGTATGAATCTTTTTGCACTTGGCACCACACAGTAACCTTGTTGTAGACCTTCATTAGTCCCCTACAACATCCACAACATCAAATTAGATTGACGATTCGTGGGAAAAAGGCGTAATTTTTGGCTACCAAATATAACAGTTTGTTTAACCTGGACCTCTCATCATATACATCAATGTAAACAGGAGTATTCCGAAAGGATAAGCGGGCCCGTCGACAAGAATTCATGGATCAGCCATTGACACCTAGCGTTCGTCTTCTTGAATTCATAAATGATAACCATATATAAACTGAGTGGAATTTATCTTACTTGGACTATGACAAAGCTAGCCCAAGAAAAGCAACCAGCAGTAATCATGAGAGATCCCTTAATCTGATCATGAGAACTTTTGGTGTTAACCGAAGATTGTTGATGAATCGTATGCTGATATGTCCATGGAAATTGAATCACGGGGCCCGTTATTAGTGTCATTATCATCGCTCCCCCAACCGTCACTAATGTACCTATGATCTTCCCTTGGCTATGTAAACTCTTCATCTTCACCTTCTCAAGTCTACCAAAAACAAACAAGCCCGGCCCATTTACATGTAGCCATAATAAACTGCCTGATTAATTAGAGAAAAAAATTGATTACCTTAAGATCCAAGCCATAACAAAAGTAATGGCAGGGACGATGTTACACATAGCCGTTGCAAAGGTTACCGTTGTTAAATTCATTCCAGAATAGTACAAATTCTGGTATATCACAGGCCTATTGTACAATATCAACCaccatataacaattatatatgcTTAAAATACTCTCTAGCAATTCAGACTTGAAAATTTATAACATGGACAGGCTACAATTTACAAATATAAGTCTTGATGAAGATGGAAATAGTCATTTTTGGCCTAACTTTCCTGTTTGGGTCAAAAAAAGCAATGATCAAAAAAATGATGGCATACAAGAAATAATTAACATGAAAGATCATACCTTTCAAAGAAGAAAGCAAGAGAAGCAAAGCAGAGAGCTGCAAACGTGTTTCGATAAACAGCGAAAGTGTAATGATTTAAGCCTTTGTTTAGTGCAGACTTAACCACTAATCCGTTAACTGCATATGAAGTCTGCAAGAAAATCATGAATATGAAAGGCTTGGTACGAACATACACCCGCTTAAAACACTCTTTAGACATGCTTCTGAAATTTTCGAGTTATGTATCTTGTGAGTACAGAGTGGATTCTGGTGGTATATATACTAATACAGTTGAAAAGTAGTCTTCATGGATGCATGCGCTTTGATTTTTTCTAATTTATGTTTAAATATTATCTGCTTCTTGCAGAAATTTTAGCTATAAGGATCTTGCAGATAAGTAAGTTATAATAGTAGATATAAATAAGTAATACAGCTTATCAAGTTAGTCAAGAATAAAATAAGTAAATACATAGCATAATGCGTAACAAATTAAAAATGGTAGATCATCTAATTTATATAATTCACTACAAATTCATTAAGACATTGCTGTAAGATACctgtaacaaagttttaaaagGTTGAAGGATCTAATAATCTCTGCAAATAAGTGTAAGACGTGGCACTCGTTGAAGCATGTCATGACGTACCACTCGTGGAAGCGGCTGCACTTGTAACCTTTTGTTGACATAACTTTAGCAATCAATAAACCACCCTTGTAACATACAACCAACACAACCATTAAGGAATCACATTAAGAATAAAACTAAGAGGGTGTTTGGTTTTTTATTAGATTAAAATACCTTTATTGCTTCTCCAACCATTTGAGGTGAGAGGTACAACCCTTGAAAAAAAGTCTTCATGATGTCGCCAGGTGTCGAGCCACAATCAACCCCGAGTCCCTGAGCAGAGAGTCGAGCTGCTGCAGCCTTAACCCATTTTTCTTTCCCTGCAACGGACCCACCGCATGGTGAAATTGTTCCACCGGGATTTTTAATCAAACTTCCTGCAATAAGATCTGCCCCGTGTTTATCCGTTATCATAAATATCCGATTCGTTTCTAAGAAACGAAATAAAAAGTAAACGTAACACCATCGTAAGTTCAAGGGCTTTTGTGAATTCA
This genomic interval carries:
- the LOC139901204 gene encoding uncharacterized protein encodes the protein MPLSISKSTKHRSTVFNLHRFAGTHAITCALFAFLRLGDELLSVVVAPYDTLEEVIGIRDGNGLGSLKDFGIKYREVALADDGGLDWDALDFALKPQTKCALIQRSYGYSWRKSLSVNEIARAIHIIKTQNPNCMVMVDNCYDLIAGSLIKNPGGTISPCGGSVAGKEKWVKAAAARLSAQGLGVDCGSTPGDIMKTFFQGLYLSPQMVGEAIKGGLLIAKVMSTKGYKCSRFHEWYVMTCFNECHVLHLFAEIIRSFNLLKLCYRSMSKECFKRVYVRTKPFIFMIFLQTSYAVNGLVVKSALNKGLNHYTFAVYRNTFAALCFASLAFFFERKVRPKMTISIFIK